A region from the Candidatus Magasanikbacteria bacterium genome encodes:
- a CDS encoding NAD(P)H-dependent glycerol-3-phosphate dehydrogenase: MSNKTVTVIGAGNMGTALAQVVAENGFNVKIWNWEGDIEPLTQIASFQENRKYLKGVKLSKKIKAEKDLEKAVSGASIVIFALPTNVILSNFKKTIPFLNKNSIVVDSSKGVCPDTFGFIPELMKKNKEFKGSVVAISGPAIARQMATRNYTFMNIASKDEKAIKVVSSVLQNDFLKLYPTSDIVGVELGGFTKNVYSIILGICDGLGFSENTKAVFVVLALEEMSILNKVFFGKDDSVYSFAGIGDLITTGFSKEGRNRSFGEALGKGMSPKYAIKKVGQTVEGVSAVKALLSITKTKKIELPLAKLVSKCVKTTGKIKQKKLIDMFLKKI, translated from the coding sequence ATGTCTAACAAAACAGTAACAGTAATAGGTGCAGGAAATATGGGTACAGCATTGGCCCAGGTAGTTGCAGAAAATGGATTTAATGTAAAAATATGGAATTGGGAAGGGGATATTGAGCCTTTGACTCAAATAGCTAGTTTTCAGGAAAATAGAAAGTATCTAAAAGGTGTAAAATTGTCAAAAAAAATAAAAGCTGAAAAAGACTTAGAAAAAGCAGTAAGTGGTGCGAGTATAGTTATTTTTGCACTACCCACAAATGTTATATTGAGTAATTTTAAAAAAACAATACCATTTTTAAATAAAAATTCTATTGTGGTTGATAGTTCGAAAGGTGTATGCCCTGACACTTTTGGATTTATTCCAGAGTTAATGAAAAAAAATAAAGAGTTTAAAGGAAGTGTCGTTGCAATTTCTGGTCCAGCTATCGCAAGGCAGATGGCAACAAGAAATTATACTTTTATGAATATCGCATCTAAAGATGAAAAAGCTATAAAAGTGGTGAGTTCAGTTTTGCAAAATGATTTTTTAAAACTATATCCAACTTCTGATATTGTTGGTGTGGAGTTGGGTGGTTTTACAAAAAATGTGTATTCAATAATTCTGGGTATTTGCGATGGTCTTGGATTTAGTGAAAATACCAAAGCTGTTTTTGTTGTGTTAGCTTTAGAAGAGATGAGTATATTAAATAAGGTATTTTTTGGAAAAGATGATAGTGTTTACAGTTTTGCAGGAATTGGAGATTTAATAACTACAGGATTTTCAAAAGAAGGTAGAAATAGAAGTTTTGGTGAAGCACTTGGAAAAGGTATGTCTCCAAAGTATGCTATAAAAAAAGTTGGACAAACTGTGGAAGGTGTTTCTGCAGTAAAAGCACTTTTGAGTATTACAAAAACAAAAAAAATAGAATTACCTCTGGCAAAATTGGTTTCAAAGTGTGTAAAAACTACAGGAAAGATAAAACAAAAAAAACTGATAGACATGTTTTTAAAAAAGATTTAG
- a CDS encoding CCA tRNA nucleotidyltransferase: MELKKVLQEIQKVGKVYVVGGFVRDLLRFLKDNPNGNFTQLKTKDVDFVVLGSGVEFAKKVDKVMGEVGSLVLFEDFDTARYVFDNGLELEFAGARSEEYKEDTRKPKVVSATLESDLSRRDFTVNAMALGVADLLVGKIENVVDNFNGIADLEGGILKTPIDPNKTFFDDPLRMMRAVRFSAQLDFEIEEGTYRAIEKNAERLKIISKERINEELFKLLKTKEPSVGLWALYNTKLFNYFLPEINDLYGVEEVYGQTHKNNLAHTFKVVDNISKYTDNVMLRFSALMHDIGKPGTKRFTKGRGWTFDGHEMLGRKMVWNIGRRLRMKKTDIAYTAKLVRWHQHPISLMDDKITDSAVRRLIVNAGEELEDLLKLGRSDITTGNPSKKERRLKNYDFLEERIEEVLERDKLRAFQSPVRGEEIMELCSLKPGPTVGKIKEAIETAILDGVIPNEHEPAQKYFLSIKDEYLKDVEDWEKT; encoded by the coding sequence ATGGAATTGAAGAAAGTTTTACAGGAAATTCAGAAAGTGGGGAAGGTTTATGTTGTTGGCGGGTTTGTTCGTGATCTACTTCGTTTCTTAAAAGATAATCCAAATGGTAATTTTACACAACTTAAAACAAAAGATGTGGATTTTGTTGTTTTGGGAAGTGGTGTTGAGTTTGCAAAAAAAGTAGATAAAGTTATGGGTGAGGTTGGGTCTTTGGTTTTGTTTGAAGATTTTGATACTGCTAGATATGTATTTGATAATGGTTTGGAGTTGGAGTTTGCTGGGGCTCGAAGCGAAGAATACAAAGAGGATACACGCAAGCCAAAAGTTGTATCTGCAACTTTAGAAAGCGATCTGTCTAGACGAGATTTTACAGTAAACGCTATGGCTTTAGGTGTTGCAGATTTGTTGGTTGGAAAGATTGAAAATGTAGTTGATAATTTTAATGGAATTGCAGACTTAGAAGGTGGAATTTTAAAAACACCAATAGATCCAAATAAAACTTTTTTTGATGATCCACTTCGTATGATGCGAGCTGTTCGATTTTCTGCGCAGCTTGATTTTGAGATTGAAGAAGGAACTTATAGAGCGATAGAAAAAAATGCAGAAAGGTTAAAAATAATTTCAAAAGAAAGGATAAATGAAGAGCTTTTTAAGCTTCTTAAAACAAAAGAACCTTCAGTTGGTCTTTGGGCTCTTTATAATACAAAACTTTTTAATTATTTTTTACCAGAAATAAATGATTTGTATGGTGTCGAAGAAGTTTATGGGCAAACCCACAAAAATAATTTAGCACATACATTTAAGGTTGTGGATAACATCTCTAAATATACTGATAATGTAATGTTGCGTTTTTCGGCACTTATGCACGATATTGGTAAGCCAGGAACAAAAAGATTTACAAAAGGTAGAGGTTGGACATTTGATGGGCATGAAATGCTTGGTAGAAAAATGGTGTGGAACATAGGGAGGCGACTTAGAATGAAAAAAACAGACATTGCTTATACTGCAAAACTTGTGCGTTGGCATCAACACCCAATAAGCCTTATGGATGACAAAATTACAGACAGCGCGGTGCGTCGTCTTATTGTAAATGCAGGTGAAGAGTTGGAGGATTTATTGAAATTAGGAAGAAGTGATATTACCACAGGAAATCCATCAAAAAAAGAGCGCAGACTTAAAAACTACGATTTCTTGGAAGAGAGAATTGAAGAGGTGTTAGAAAGAGATAAGTTGAGAGCTTTTCAGTCTCCAGTTCGTGGAGAGGAAATTATGGAGCTGTGTTCATTAAAACCAGGTCCAACGGTCGGTAAGATAAAAGAGGCGATAGAGACAGCTATTTTGGATGGGGTTATCCCAAACGAACACGAGCCAGCACAAAAGTATTTTTTAAGTATAAAAGACGAATATTTAAAAGATGTTGAAGATTGGGAAAAAACTTAA